The following proteins are encoded in a genomic region of Primulina huaijiensis isolate GDHJ02 chromosome 3, ASM1229523v2, whole genome shotgun sequence:
- the LOC140973609 gene encoding kinesin-like protein KIN-7O isoform X5 — MQTELFPGLDKVMRKMDRIHVSVRARPLSPEDIKTSPWRISENSIFIPSQQSKFEFDRIFGEESKTEDVYKAQTKDIVAAAVKGFNGTVFAYGQTSSGKTHTMRGSSSEPGVIPLSVHELFHIIQQDMDREFLLRMSYMEIYNEEINDLLAPEHRKLQIHESIERGIFVAGLREEIVASAEHVLELMEFGESHRHIGETNMNVYSSRSHTIFRMIIESREISDDVEADISCDAVRVSVLNLVDLAGSERAAKTGAEGVRLKEGSHINKSLMTLGTVIKKLSEGAESQGGHVPYRDSKLTRILQPALGGNANTAIICNITLAQIHADETKSSLQFASRALRVTNCAHVNEILTDAALLKRQKKEIEELRAKLQGLHSEHLEEEILNLRNTLLTSELERERMALELEEERKAHAEREKRLQEQAKKIENLSSMFLCANRDETRDVYKVKRRDTWCPGNLARETSQELYSAIKERPSDVKSSVADRTMGSLLPFQELVTETSTATVCKQIKNCGENELENCLPDPHALRHVTSRRKAAPGNRSLPMENQDLAEIRQEYENLLLKFETHKTISDAHIDYLTRKLAEADLILDAEDKSINGLEVNTTSLRDGNRNLWDTDAILVIKKLQEKIAMLEMENSSSQQNLDCSAELAAEQTISAQNNYKKLYEELLLAREEETLVHQAPTSSQSNREESGWLVNLLTEAQETMKLQNSEHFVDSISLVLDDFRRCFSFVSNLILDLKPSASQILLEMKSIVNSHEKIHSCLRNKIIDLENEKRVLCCQGSELQSKIQELSLQIQNSANSLMELSENHEMEKSDFLVIIQNLQKEISSLSSFSLAKEKENIRKDLEKTKLKLKEVEFKLKNAVQEKTKLEGEKACAEREVKRLHGQKALLERDMSKRDTIFGRRHETTTERNSNVFDQKRAKDTASVELEMQEEYNKLEVLAFEMDATIESLEDQLATAHEEKDVITSRSESLALELQELSDELDLTRSELCLLKEEVSVLKTSLEESRAYGQELDSSLNSMLEEKDELSMV; from the exons ATGCAAACGGAGCTCTTCCCGGGATTAGACAAG GTAATGAGAAAAATGGATCGAATCCATGTTTCAGTAAGAGCAAGGCCCTTATCACCAGAGGACATCAAGACCAGTCCATGGCGCATTTCTGAGAATTCCATTTTCATCCCCAGTCAACAATCTAAATTTGAATTCG ATCGAATATTTGGGGAGGAGAGTAAGACTGAAGATGTGTACAAGGCACAAACCAAGGATATAGTAGCGGCTGCAGTCAAGGGTTTTAATG GAACGGTTTTTGCATATGGACAAACAAGTAGTGGGAAAACTCATACAATGCGAGGATCAAGTTCTGAACCTGGAGTTATACCTCTGTCTGTACATGAACTTTTTCACATCATACAACAG GACATGGATCGTGAGTTTCTTTTACGGATGTCATACATGGAAATTTACAACGAGGAGATAAATGATTTGCTAGCTCCCGAGCATCGAAAGTTGCAAATTCATGAAAGTATCGAG CGAGGAATCTTTGTTGCTGGGCTAAGAGAAGAAATTGTAGCATCTGCCGAACATGTCCTCGAACTTATGGAGTTTGGAGAAT CTCATCGTCATATTGGAGAGACTAATATGAATGTATACAGTAGCAGGTCCCACACAATATTTCGCATG ATCATAGAGAGCAGGGAGATAAGCGATGACGTAGAAGCAGATATATCTTGTGATGCAGTTCGGGTCTCTGTCTTG AATTTAGTGGATCTTGCTGGTTCAGAACGTGCTGCAAAGACTGGAGCCGAAGGCGTTCGATTGAAGGAAGGCTCCCACATCAACAAAAGCCTGATGACCTTGGGGACTGTCATAAAAAAATTGAGTGAAGGTGCTGAGAGCCAAGG AGGGCATGTCCCTTATCGAGACAGCAAACTCACACGTATTCTGCAACCCGCATTAGGTGGGAATGCAAACACTGCTATCATATGCAACATTACACTTGCAcag ATACATGCCGACGAGACAAAAAGCAGTCTTCAATTTGCAAGCAGAGCATTGCGTGTGACGAACTGTGCTCATGTAAATGAG ATATTGACTGATGCTGCTTTGCTCAAGCGTCAGAAAAAGGAGATTGAAGAACTTCGAGCCAAATTGCAG GGTTTACATTCAGAACATCTAGAAGAAGAAATTTTAAATCTGAGGAATACATTGCTAACG AGTGAGTTGGAAAGAGAGAGAATGGCCTTAGAGCTGGAGGAGGAAAGGAAAGCTCATGCTGAACGAGAGAAGAGATTGCAAGAGcaagcaaaaaaaattgaaaacttgAGTTCAATGTTCTTGTGTGCAAATAGGGATGAAACTCGTGATGTTTATAAG GTTAAAAGGCGTGATACCTGGTGCCCCGGAAATCTTGCCAGGGAGACATCACAGGAG TTATACTCTGCCATCAAAGAGAGACCTTCTGATGTGAAATCCTCCGTAGCAGATCGAACAATGGGGTCGCTTCTTCCTTTTCAAGAGTTGGTGACTGAAACAAGTACTGCCACTGTTtgcaaacaaataaaaaattgtggaGAAAATGAACTGGAAAATTGTCTACCTGACCCACATGCCTTGCGACATGTCACCAGTAGGCGAAAGGCTGCACCCGGAAATAGAAGTCTACCAATG GAGAACCAGGATTTGGCAGAAATTAGACAAGAATATGAAAATTTACTTCTGAAATTTGAAACTCAT AAAACAATTAGTGATGCACATATCGATTATTTAACAAGGAAGCTTGCTGAGGCTGATCTTATTTTGGATGCGGAAGACAAAAGTATTAATGGACTAGAAGTCAACACAACATCTCTTCGAGATGGAAATAGAAATTTGTGGGACACTGATGCTATTCTTGTCATAAAGAAACTCCAAGAGAAG ATTGCAATGTTAGAGATGGAGAATTCCTCAAGTCAGCAAAATTTAGATTGCTCAGCCGAATTAGCAGCAGAGCAGACTATATCCGCGCAGAACAATTATAAAAAG CTTTATGAGGAACTTTTGCTTGCACGAGAAGAAGAGACTCTAGTTCATCAGGCACCGACTTCATCTCAGTCTAACAGG GAAGAATCTGGTTGGCTGGTCAATCTATTAACTGAAGCTCAAGAGACAATGAAATTACAAAATTCAGAGCACTTTGTTGACTCCATCTCTTTAGTTTTGGATGACTTTCGCCgttgtttttcttttgtatcGAACTTGATTCTT GATCTTAAGCCCTCAGCTTCTCAGATCTTGCTTGAAATGAAATCTATAGTTAATAGCCATGAGAAAATACATTCTTGCTTGAGGAACAAAATTATTGATCTTGAGAATGAGAAG CGTGTTCTCTGCTGTCAAGGTTCAGAACTTCAGAGTAAGATACAAGAATTAAGTTTACAAATTCAAAATTCTGCAAATTCATTAATG GAACTTAGTGAGAATCATGAAATGGAAAAGTCTGATTTCCTTGTTATAATTCAAAATCTTCAGAAGGAAATATCCTCCTTGTCATCTTTCTCTTTGGccaaggaaaaggaaaatatcAGAAAGGATTTGGAAAAAACAAAATTGAAGTTAAAAGAGGTAGAATTCAAGCTAAAGAATGCTGTCCAAGAAAAAACAAAACTCGAG GGTGAGAAGGCATGCGCGGAGAGAGAAGTTAAGAGACTGCACGGACAGAAGGCTCTTCTTGAACGTGATATGAGTAAACGTGATACTATATTTGGCAGAAGGCATGAGACAACTACAGAAAGGAATTCAAATGTGTTTGATCAGAAACGAGCTAAAGACACCGCTTCGGTAGAACTGGAAATGCAG GAGGAATACAATAAACTGGAAGTGCTTGCATTTGAGATGGATGCCACTATAGAGTCACTCGAAGATCAACTAGCGACTGCACATGAGGAAAAAGATGTAATCACTTCTAGATCTGAAAGTTTGGCCCTTGAGTTGCAGGAATTGTCTGATGAGTTAGACTTGACACGCTCAGAATTGTGTTTGCTGAAGGAAGAAGTTTCAGTTCTC AAAACAAGTTTGGAAGAATCTAGGGCCTATGGGCAGGAATTGGATAGCTCTCTTAATTCCATGTTAGAGGAGAAGGATGAGTTATCAATGGTATAA
- the LOC140973609 gene encoding kinesin-like protein KIN-7O isoform X4, which yields MQTELFPGLDKVMRKMDRIHVSVRARPLSPEDIKTSPWRISENSIFIPSQQSKFEFDRIFGEESKTEDVYKAQTKDIVAAAVKGFNGTVFAYGQTSSGKTHTMRGSSSEPGVIPLSVHELFHIIQQDMDREFLLRMSYMEIYNEEINDLLAPEHRKLQIHESIERGIFVAGLREEIVASAEHVLELMEFGESHRHIGETNMNVYSSRSHTIFRMIIESREISDDVEADISCDAVRVSVLNLVDLAGSERAAKTGAEGVRLKEGSHINKSLMTLGTVIKKLSEGAESQGGHVPYRDSKLTRILQPALGGNANTAIICNITLAQIHADETKSSLQFASRALRVTNCAHVNEILTDAALLKRQKKEIEELRAKLQGLHSEHLEEEILNLRNTLLTSELERERMALELEEERKAHAEREKRLQEQAKKIENLSSMFLCANRDETRDVYKVKRRDTWCPGNLARETSQELYSAIKERPSDVKSSVADRTMGSLLPFQELVTETSTATVCKQIKNCGENELENCLPDPHALRHVTSRRKAAPGNRSLPMENQDLAEIRQEYENLLLKFETHKTISDAHIDYLTRKLAEADLILDAEDKSINGLEVNTTSLRDGNRNLWDTDAILVIKKLQEKIAMLEMENSSSQQNLDCSAELAAEQTISAQNNYKKLYEELLLAREEETLVHQAPTSSQSNREESGWLVNLLTEAQETMKLQNSEHFVDSISLVLDDFRRCFSFVSNLILDLKPSASQILLEMKSIVNSHEKIHSCLRNKIIDLENEKRVLCCQGSELQSKIQELSLQIQNSANSLMELSENHEMEKSDFLVIIQNLQKEISSLSSFSLAKEKENIRKDLEKTKLKLKEVEFKLKNAVQEKTKLEGEKACAEREVKRLHGQKALLERDMSKRDTIFGRRHETTTERNSNVFDQKRAKDTASVELEMQEEYNKLEVLAFEMDATIESLEDQLATAHEEKDVITSRSESLALELQELSDELDLTRSELCLLKEEVSVLKTSLEESRAYGQELDSSLNSMLEEKDELSMQLTEALLTMEEEKAIWMSKEKASVEVLEEKTKLYTAEISMLSEELLQTNQRS from the exons ATGCAAACGGAGCTCTTCCCGGGATTAGACAAG GTAATGAGAAAAATGGATCGAATCCATGTTTCAGTAAGAGCAAGGCCCTTATCACCAGAGGACATCAAGACCAGTCCATGGCGCATTTCTGAGAATTCCATTTTCATCCCCAGTCAACAATCTAAATTTGAATTCG ATCGAATATTTGGGGAGGAGAGTAAGACTGAAGATGTGTACAAGGCACAAACCAAGGATATAGTAGCGGCTGCAGTCAAGGGTTTTAATG GAACGGTTTTTGCATATGGACAAACAAGTAGTGGGAAAACTCATACAATGCGAGGATCAAGTTCTGAACCTGGAGTTATACCTCTGTCTGTACATGAACTTTTTCACATCATACAACAG GACATGGATCGTGAGTTTCTTTTACGGATGTCATACATGGAAATTTACAACGAGGAGATAAATGATTTGCTAGCTCCCGAGCATCGAAAGTTGCAAATTCATGAAAGTATCGAG CGAGGAATCTTTGTTGCTGGGCTAAGAGAAGAAATTGTAGCATCTGCCGAACATGTCCTCGAACTTATGGAGTTTGGAGAAT CTCATCGTCATATTGGAGAGACTAATATGAATGTATACAGTAGCAGGTCCCACACAATATTTCGCATG ATCATAGAGAGCAGGGAGATAAGCGATGACGTAGAAGCAGATATATCTTGTGATGCAGTTCGGGTCTCTGTCTTG AATTTAGTGGATCTTGCTGGTTCAGAACGTGCTGCAAAGACTGGAGCCGAAGGCGTTCGATTGAAGGAAGGCTCCCACATCAACAAAAGCCTGATGACCTTGGGGACTGTCATAAAAAAATTGAGTGAAGGTGCTGAGAGCCAAGG AGGGCATGTCCCTTATCGAGACAGCAAACTCACACGTATTCTGCAACCCGCATTAGGTGGGAATGCAAACACTGCTATCATATGCAACATTACACTTGCAcag ATACATGCCGACGAGACAAAAAGCAGTCTTCAATTTGCAAGCAGAGCATTGCGTGTGACGAACTGTGCTCATGTAAATGAG ATATTGACTGATGCTGCTTTGCTCAAGCGTCAGAAAAAGGAGATTGAAGAACTTCGAGCCAAATTGCAG GGTTTACATTCAGAACATCTAGAAGAAGAAATTTTAAATCTGAGGAATACATTGCTAACG AGTGAGTTGGAAAGAGAGAGAATGGCCTTAGAGCTGGAGGAGGAAAGGAAAGCTCATGCTGAACGAGAGAAGAGATTGCAAGAGcaagcaaaaaaaattgaaaacttgAGTTCAATGTTCTTGTGTGCAAATAGGGATGAAACTCGTGATGTTTATAAG GTTAAAAGGCGTGATACCTGGTGCCCCGGAAATCTTGCCAGGGAGACATCACAGGAG TTATACTCTGCCATCAAAGAGAGACCTTCTGATGTGAAATCCTCCGTAGCAGATCGAACAATGGGGTCGCTTCTTCCTTTTCAAGAGTTGGTGACTGAAACAAGTACTGCCACTGTTtgcaaacaaataaaaaattgtggaGAAAATGAACTGGAAAATTGTCTACCTGACCCACATGCCTTGCGACATGTCACCAGTAGGCGAAAGGCTGCACCCGGAAATAGAAGTCTACCAATG GAGAACCAGGATTTGGCAGAAATTAGACAAGAATATGAAAATTTACTTCTGAAATTTGAAACTCAT AAAACAATTAGTGATGCACATATCGATTATTTAACAAGGAAGCTTGCTGAGGCTGATCTTATTTTGGATGCGGAAGACAAAAGTATTAATGGACTAGAAGTCAACACAACATCTCTTCGAGATGGAAATAGAAATTTGTGGGACACTGATGCTATTCTTGTCATAAAGAAACTCCAAGAGAAG ATTGCAATGTTAGAGATGGAGAATTCCTCAAGTCAGCAAAATTTAGATTGCTCAGCCGAATTAGCAGCAGAGCAGACTATATCCGCGCAGAACAATTATAAAAAG CTTTATGAGGAACTTTTGCTTGCACGAGAAGAAGAGACTCTAGTTCATCAGGCACCGACTTCATCTCAGTCTAACAGG GAAGAATCTGGTTGGCTGGTCAATCTATTAACTGAAGCTCAAGAGACAATGAAATTACAAAATTCAGAGCACTTTGTTGACTCCATCTCTTTAGTTTTGGATGACTTTCGCCgttgtttttcttttgtatcGAACTTGATTCTT GATCTTAAGCCCTCAGCTTCTCAGATCTTGCTTGAAATGAAATCTATAGTTAATAGCCATGAGAAAATACATTCTTGCTTGAGGAACAAAATTATTGATCTTGAGAATGAGAAG CGTGTTCTCTGCTGTCAAGGTTCAGAACTTCAGAGTAAGATACAAGAATTAAGTTTACAAATTCAAAATTCTGCAAATTCATTAATG GAACTTAGTGAGAATCATGAAATGGAAAAGTCTGATTTCCTTGTTATAATTCAAAATCTTCAGAAGGAAATATCCTCCTTGTCATCTTTCTCTTTGGccaaggaaaaggaaaatatcAGAAAGGATTTGGAAAAAACAAAATTGAAGTTAAAAGAGGTAGAATTCAAGCTAAAGAATGCTGTCCAAGAAAAAACAAAACTCGAG GGTGAGAAGGCATGCGCGGAGAGAGAAGTTAAGAGACTGCACGGACAGAAGGCTCTTCTTGAACGTGATATGAGTAAACGTGATACTATATTTGGCAGAAGGCATGAGACAACTACAGAAAGGAATTCAAATGTGTTTGATCAGAAACGAGCTAAAGACACCGCTTCGGTAGAACTGGAAATGCAG GAGGAATACAATAAACTGGAAGTGCTTGCATTTGAGATGGATGCCACTATAGAGTCACTCGAAGATCAACTAGCGACTGCACATGAGGAAAAAGATGTAATCACTTCTAGATCTGAAAGTTTGGCCCTTGAGTTGCAGGAATTGTCTGATGAGTTAGACTTGACACGCTCAGAATTGTGTTTGCTGAAGGAAGAAGTTTCAGTTCTC AAAACAAGTTTGGAAGAATCTAGGGCCTATGGGCAGGAATTGGATAGCTCTCTTAATTCCATGTTAGAGGAGAAGGATGAGTTATCAATG CAACTCACTGAAGCCCTTTTAACAATGGAAGAGGAAAAGGCAATATGGATGTCCAAGGAGAAAGCATCTGTCGAAGTCCTTGAAGAAAAGACAAAGTTATATACTGCTGAAATATCCATGCTATCTGAAGAATTGTTGCAG ACAAATCAAAGATCCTAG